In one Brassica oleracea var. oleracea cultivar TO1000 chromosome C9, BOL, whole genome shotgun sequence genomic region, the following are encoded:
- the LOC106314526 gene encoding uncharacterized protein LOC106314526, with amino-acid sequence MDIDEAEPPSQDDQPTDWRKEHINYLAEGLLPTEKWDARRLKRRSAHYVVMDGELHRWTATKVLLKCISGEEPRLVMAETHEGAAGNHSGGRALGLKVKNLGFYWPTMNADCETYVRKCDKCQARHIFRRSSTESLELQTSPPLPPLVETKAVPSKCTTKDTFTRSLQTAKERPTVTFSL; translated from the coding sequence ATGGACATCGACGAAGCAGAACCTCCTTCGCAAGATGATCAGCCAACAGATTGGCGCAAGGAACACATCAATTACCTTGCTGAAGGTTTATTGCCTACCGAGAAATGGGATGCGCGGCGACTGAAGCGACGTAGCGCACACTACGTTGTCATGGACGGGGAACTACACAGATGGACCGCGACAAAGGTGCTACTCAAATGTATCTCTGGCGAAGAACCGAGACTAGTCATGGCCGAAACACATGAAGGAGCAGCAGGCAATCACTCGGGCGGACGAGCTCTCGGATTAAAAGTAAAGAATCTCGGATTCTACTGGCCAACCATGAACGCCGACTGCGAGACATACGTGCGCAAGTGCGACAAATGCCAGGCGAGACATATCTTCAGGAGAAGCAGTACCGAGAGCTTGGAACTCCAAACATCTCCGCCTCTTCCACCCTTAGTCGAGACGAAGGCCGTACCGAGTAAATGCACCACTAAGGACACTTTTACTCGCTCTCTGCAAACGGCGAAAGAACGACCAACGGTCACGTTCTCTCTATAA